One Citrobacter amalonaticus genomic window carries:
- the entA gene encoding 2,3-dihydro-2,3-dihydroxybenzoate dehydrogenase EntA, protein MAGFDFRGKAVWVTGAGKGIGYATALAFAEAGAQVTGFDREFTLQDYPFATEVMDVADAGQVAEVCQRVLAHTERLDVLVNAAGILRMGATDALSPHDWQQTFAVNVGGAFNLFQQTMAQFRHQRGGAIVTVASDAAHTPRIGMSAYGASKAALKSLALTVGLELAGSGVRCNLVSPGSTDTDMQRTLWVSDDAEQQRIRGFGEQFKLGIPLGKIARPQEIANTILFLASDLASHITLQDIVVDGGSTLGA, encoded by the coding sequence ATGGCCGGATTTGATTTTCGCGGCAAAGCGGTGTGGGTCACCGGGGCGGGTAAAGGCATTGGTTACGCCACGGCGCTGGCGTTTGCTGAGGCTGGGGCACAGGTCACCGGTTTCGATCGCGAGTTCACTTTACAGGATTATCCGTTTGCCACTGAGGTGATGGATGTGGCGGATGCCGGACAGGTGGCTGAGGTTTGTCAGCGCGTGCTGGCACACACGGAACGGCTGGATGTGCTGGTGAATGCTGCCGGGATTTTACGTATGGGCGCGACCGACGCGCTGAGTCCGCACGACTGGCAGCAGACGTTTGCAGTTAACGTTGGTGGCGCCTTTAATCTGTTCCAGCAGACGATGGCGCAGTTTCGCCATCAGCGGGGCGGGGCGATCGTGACTGTGGCTTCCGATGCTGCGCATACGCCGCGTATCGGCATGAGCGCCTATGGGGCGTCGAAGGCGGCGCTGAAAAGTCTGGCGCTGACCGTCGGGCTGGAGCTGGCGGGCAGCGGAGTGCGTTGTAACCTGGTGTCGCCAGGATCCACGGATACTGACATGCAGCGGACGCTGTGGGTCAGCGATGATGCGGAACAGCAGCGCATTCGCGGCTTTGGCGAGCAGTTTAAGCTCGGTATTCCTTTAGGCAAAATCGCCCGACCGCAAGAGATCGCTAACACCATTCTGTTCCTCGCCTCCGATCTGGCCAGCCACATTACGTTGCAGGACATCGTGGTGGACGGCGGCTCTACGCTGGGAGCGTAA
- a CDS encoding YbdD/YjiX family protein, with the protein MFDTLSKAGKYLGQAAKLMIGVPDYDNYVEHMRITHPDQTPMTYEEFFRERQDARYGGKGGARCC; encoded by the coding sequence ATGTTTGATACGCTTTCGAAAGCCGGGAAATATCTGGGCCAGGCCGCAAAACTGATGATTGGCGTGCCGGACTATGACAACTACGTCGAGCATATGCGGATCACCCATCCGGATCAGACGCCTATGACCTATGAGGAGTTTTTCCGTGAGCGTCAGGATGCGCGCTATGGCGGAAAAGGCGGGGCACGCTGCTGTTGA
- the entE gene encoding (2,3-dihydroxybenzoyl)adenylate synthase EntE, with protein sequence MSIPFTRWPDEFARRYREKSYWQDLPLTDILTRHAESDHTAVIEGERQLSYRELNQAADNLACTLRRQGIKSGETALVQLGNVVELYITFFALLKLGVAPVLALFSHQRTELTAYATQIEPALLIADRQHALFADNDFLNTFIAQHNSIRVVHLLNDSGEHCLQAAINQPADAFTATPSPADEVAYFQLSGGTTGTPKLIPRTHNDYYYSVRRSNEICHFTADTRFLCAIPAAHNYAMSSPGSLGVFLAGGTVVLAADPSATLCFPLIEKHQINATALVPPAVSLWLQAINEWGSNAQLASLTLLQVGGARLSASLAARIPAEIGCQLQQVFGMAEGLVNYTRLDDSPERIINTQGRPMCPDDEVWVADADGNPLPQGETGRLMTRGPYTFRGYYKSPQHNASAFDANGFYCSGDLIAIDEDGYITVQGREKDQINRGGEKIAAEEIENLLLRHQAVIHAALVSMEDELMGEKSCAYLVVKEPLRAVQVRRFLREQGVAEFKLPDRVEIVEALPLTPVGKVDKKQLRQWLATRSA encoded by the coding sequence ATGAGCATTCCTTTCACCCGGTGGCCTGACGAATTTGCCCGTCGGTACCGCGAAAAGAGCTACTGGCAGGATCTGCCGCTGACGGATATTTTGACCCGCCATGCAGAAAGCGACCATACGGCGGTCATCGAAGGTGAGCGCCAGTTGAGCTATCGTGAACTGAATCAGGCGGCGGACAATCTTGCCTGTACGCTGCGCCGTCAGGGGATCAAATCCGGCGAAACCGCGCTGGTACAACTGGGCAACGTGGTGGAGTTGTATATCACGTTCTTTGCGCTGCTGAAGCTTGGCGTCGCACCCGTGCTTGCTCTGTTCAGCCATCAACGCACTGAACTTACCGCCTATGCGACGCAGATCGAGCCCGCGCTGCTGATTGCCGATCGTCAGCACGCGCTGTTTGCCGACAATGATTTTCTGAATACGTTTATTGCGCAGCATAATTCTATTCGCGTGGTGCATCTGCTCAATGACAGCGGCGAGCACTGCCTGCAAGCGGCGATAAACCAGCCAGCAGACGCGTTTACCGCCACGCCATCGCCTGCGGATGAGGTGGCTTACTTCCAGCTCTCCGGCGGCACGACCGGGACGCCGAAGCTGATCCCGCGAACCCACAACGACTATTACTACAGCGTGCGTCGTAGTAATGAAATCTGTCACTTCACCGCCGATACGCGTTTTTTATGCGCCATCCCTGCCGCGCATAACTACGCCATGAGTTCACCCGGATCGCTGGGCGTATTTCTTGCCGGTGGCACTGTGGTGCTGGCCGCAGACCCGAGCGCCACGCTGTGCTTCCCGCTGATTGAAAAACATCAGATCAACGCGACGGCGCTGGTGCCGCCAGCGGTCAGCCTGTGGTTACAGGCGATTAACGAGTGGGGCAGCAATGCGCAACTGGCTTCACTGACGCTGTTACAGGTTGGCGGTGCGCGCCTGTCCGCATCGCTGGCAGCGCGGATCCCGGCTGAAATTGGCTGCCAGTTGCAGCAGGTTTTCGGCATGGCGGAAGGTTTAGTGAACTATACCCGTCTCGACGACAGCCCGGAGCGAATCATCAATACCCAGGGGCGTCCGATGTGTCCGGATGATGAAGTGTGGGTAGCAGATGCCGACGGCAACCCGCTGCCGCAGGGGGAAACGGGACGGCTGATGACGCGTGGCCCGTACACCTTCCGTGGTTATTACAAAAGTCCGCAGCATAACGCCAGTGCCTTTGACGCCAACGGTTTCTACTGTTCAGGCGATCTGATCGCCATTGACGAGGATGGCTACATCACCGTTCAGGGGCGTGAAAAAGATCAGATCAACCGTGGCGGCGAGAAGATCGCCGCGGAAGAGATCGAAAACCTGTTACTGCGTCATCAGGCGGTGATCCATGCGGCGCTGGTCAGTATGGAAGACGAGCTGATGGGGGAGAAAAGCTGCGCATACCTGGTGGTGAAAGAACCGCTGCGCGCGGTACAGGTGCGTCGCTTCCTGCGCGAGCAGGGCGTCGCTGAATTCAAGTTACCGGACCGGGTGGAAATCGTTGAGGCGCTGCCTCTGACTCCGGTGGGTAAAGTCGATAAAAAACAATTACGTCAGTGGCTGGCAACACGTTCGGCCTGA
- the entH gene encoding proofreading thioesterase EntH → MIWKRHLTLDELNATSQNTMVAHLGIIYTRLGDDVLEAEMPVDTRTHQPFGLLHGGASAALAETLGSMAGYLMTRDGQCVVGTELNATHHRAVSQGKVRGVCQPLHLGRQSQSWEIVVFDEQGRRCCTCRLGTAVLG, encoded by the coding sequence ATGATCTGGAAACGTCATTTAACGCTTGATGAACTGAACGCTACCAGCCAGAACACGATGGTGGCACATCTGGGCATTATCTATACCCGACTTGGTGACGACGTGCTGGAAGCCGAAATGCCGGTGGATACCCGCACGCACCAGCCCTTTGGTTTACTGCACGGCGGAGCCTCAGCGGCGCTGGCCGAAACGTTAGGCTCAATGGCGGGGTATCTGATGACCCGTGACGGGCAATGCGTGGTTGGGACAGAACTGAACGCCACCCATCACCGGGCGGTTTCGCAGGGTAAGGTGCGCGGTGTTTGCCAGCCGCTGCATCTGGGACGTCAAAGCCAGAGCTGGGAAATCGTTGTGTTTGATGAGCAAGGGCGGCGTTGTTGTACTTGCCGACTGGGAACCGCGGTGCTGGGCTGA
- the entC gene encoding isochorismate synthase EntC codes for MDTSLAEEIQQTMATLAPHRFFFMSPYRSFTTSGCFARFDEPAVNGDSPDSPFQQKLHALFADAKAQGIANPVMVGAIPFDTCQPSLLFIPQSWQTFSRQEKQQSSRYFTDHQTLNVTARNAIPEQETFEEMVARAAALTATPEVDKVVLSRLIDITTDAEINSGALLERLVAQNPVSYNFHVPLHDGGVLLGASPELLLRKEGDRFSSLPLAGSARRQPDDVLDREAGNRLLASEKDRHEHELVTQAMKTVLRERSQDLQLPSSPQLITTPTLWHLGTPFEGKANAGENALTLACLLHPTPALSGFPHQAAKQLIAELEPFDRELFGGIVGWCDAEGNGEWVVTIRCARLRKNQVRLFAGAGIVPASSPVGEWRETGVKLSTMLNVFGLH; via the coding sequence ATGGATACGTCTTTGGCCGAGGAAATTCAGCAGACCATGGCAACACTTGCACCCCATCGCTTTTTCTTTATGTCGCCGTATCGGAGTTTCACGACGTCAGGATGCTTCGCCCGCTTCGATGAACCTGCCGTTAACGGCGATTCGCCAGACAGCCCCTTCCAACAAAAATTACACGCACTGTTCGCCGATGCCAAAGCGCAGGGTATCGCAAACCCGGTTATGGTGGGGGCGATTCCGTTCGATACTTGCCAGCCATCATTGCTGTTTATTCCTCAGAGCTGGCAGACCTTTTCTCGCCAGGAAAAGCAGCAATCATCACGCTACTTTACCGATCATCAAACACTCAACGTCACGGCGCGTAATGCCATTCCCGAGCAGGAGACGTTCGAAGAGATGGTCGCGCGCGCCGCTGCGCTGACGGCGACGCCGGAAGTCGACAAAGTGGTGCTATCGCGACTGATTGACATCACTACCGACGCTGAGATCAACAGCGGCGCGCTGCTGGAACGTCTGGTGGCGCAAAACCCGGTTAGTTACAACTTCCATGTCCCGCTGCACGATGGCGGCGTCTTGCTCGGTGCGAGCCCGGAACTGCTGCTGCGCAAAGAAGGCGATCGCTTTAGCTCACTGCCGCTGGCGGGCTCCGCGCGCCGTCAGCCTGATGACGTGCTGGACCGGGAAGCCGGCAACCGCCTGCTGGCCTCAGAGAAAGATCGCCATGAACATGAGCTGGTTACGCAGGCGATGAAAACCGTGCTGCGCGAGCGCAGCCAGGATCTGCAGCTGCCGTCTTCGCCACAGCTCATCACCACACCCACGCTCTGGCATCTCGGCACGCCGTTTGAAGGCAAAGCCAACGCCGGAGAAAACGCGTTGACGCTGGCCTGTCTGTTGCATCCGACACCTGCGCTGAGCGGCTTCCCGCATCAGGCGGCGAAACAGCTGATTGCCGAACTGGAGCCGTTTGACCGCGAACTGTTTGGCGGCATCGTCGGCTGGTGCGACGCCGAAGGCAACGGTGAGTGGGTGGTGACCATCCGCTGTGCGAGGTTACGGAAAAATCAGGTGCGTCTGTTTGCAGGCGCAGGGATCGTCCCGGCCTCTTCACCGGTGGGGGAATGGCGTGAAACCGGCGTCAAACTTTCCACCATGTTGAACGTTTTTGGATTGCATTAA
- the entS gene encoding enterobactin transporter EntS has protein sequence MNRQSWLLNLSLLKTHPAFRAVFLARFISIVSLGLLGVAVPVQIQMMTHSTWQVGLSVTLTGSAMFVGLMVGGVLADRYERKKVILLARGTCGIGFIGLCLNAMLPEPSLIAIYLLGLWDGFFASLGVTALLAATPSLVGRENLMQAGAITMLTVRLGSVISPMLGGLLLATGGVAWNYGLAAAGTFITLLPLLSLPALPPPPQQREHPLKSLLTAFRFLLASPLIGGIALLGGLLTMASAVRVLYPALAISWQMSAAQIGMLYAAIPLGAAVGALTSGQLAHSVRPGLIMLASTVGSFLAIGLFALMPVWVLGVVCLALFGWLSAISSLLQYTMLQTQTPENMLGRINGLWTAQNVTGDAIGAALLGGLGAIMTPVASASVSGFGLVIVGLLLLLLLSELRRFRQTPPEPA, from the coding sequence ATGAATCGACAATCCTGGCTGCTTAACCTCAGTTTGCTGAAGACACACCCGGCATTTCGCGCTGTCTTCCTGGCCCGTTTTATCTCTATTGTTTCGCTCGGACTGCTCGGCGTCGCGGTACCCGTACAGATCCAGATGATGACGCACTCCACCTGGCAGGTGGGCCTTTCGGTAACGCTGACCGGCAGCGCGATGTTTGTCGGGTTGATGGTCGGTGGCGTCCTGGCCGACCGTTATGAACGCAAAAAAGTGATCCTGCTGGCGCGCGGTACCTGCGGTATTGGCTTCATCGGTCTGTGTCTGAACGCCATGCTGCCGGAACCTTCGTTGATTGCGATTTATCTGCTGGGTCTGTGGGACGGCTTTTTTGCCTCGCTGGGCGTGACGGCATTGCTGGCGGCAACGCCTTCGCTGGTAGGGCGCGAAAACCTGATGCAGGCAGGGGCGATTACCATGCTGACCGTGCGTCTGGGTTCGGTGATTTCGCCCATGCTGGGTGGACTGTTGCTCGCCACCGGCGGTGTGGCCTGGAACTACGGTCTGGCGGCGGCAGGTACCTTTATCACCTTATTACCTCTGTTGAGCCTTCCGGCGCTGCCGCCACCGCCGCAGCAGCGTGAACATCCGCTGAAATCCCTATTGACGGCGTTTCGCTTCCTACTTGCCAGTCCGCTGATCGGTGGTATTGCGCTGCTTGGCGGTCTGCTGACGATGGCCAGCGCCGTGCGCGTGCTCTATCCGGCGCTGGCGATTAGCTGGCAGATGTCAGCGGCGCAGATTGGCATGTTGTACGCCGCCATCCCGCTCGGGGCGGCGGTTGGCGCACTCACCAGTGGGCAACTGGCGCACAGCGTGCGTCCGGGATTAATCATGCTGGCCTCGACCGTGGGGTCATTTTTGGCCATTGGCCTGTTTGCCCTGATGCCTGTCTGGGTACTCGGCGTGGTGTGTCTCGCGCTGTTTGGCTGGCTGAGCGCCATCAGTTCGCTGTTGCAGTACACGATGCTGCAAACGCAGACGCCGGAAAATATGTTAGGGCGCATCAACGGCCTGTGGACGGCGCAGAACGTCACCGGAGACGCGATTGGCGCGGCGTTATTAGGGGGGCTGGGAGCGATCATGACGCCGGTGGCTTCGGCGAGCGTTAGCGGCTTTGGTCTGGTGATTGTGGGACTGCTACTGCTGCTGTTACTCAGTGAATTACGTCGATTCCGCCAGACGCCGCCGGAACCCGCATAG
- the fepB gene encoding Fe2+-enterobactin ABC transporter substrate-binding protein, with amino-acid sequence MRLPSLLVTLFVFGFSSAYAADWPRQVTDVRGSHTLEHKPERIVSTSVTLTGSLLAIDAPVVASGATTPNNRVADDQGFLRQWGDVAKTRKLTRLYIGEPNAEAVAAQMPDLILISATGGDSALALYDQLSPIAPTLIINYDDKSWQSLLTQLGEITGQEKQAAARIAEFDKQLTIVKQQLKLPPQPVSALVYTAAAHRANLWTPESAQGKMLEQLGFTLATLPGGLQPSQSQGKRHDIIQLGGENLAAGLNGEALFLFAGDEKDEQAIYANPLLAHLPAVQNKRVYALGTESFRLDYYSAMRVLNRLSTLF; translated from the coding sequence GTGAGACTGCCTTCCCTGCTCGTTACGCTCTTCGTTTTCGGATTCTCCTCAGCCTATGCGGCGGACTGGCCGCGTCAGGTGACCGACGTTCGCGGCAGCCACACGCTGGAACACAAACCTGAACGCATCGTCTCTACCAGCGTCACGCTGACCGGTTCATTGCTGGCGATTGATGCACCGGTGGTCGCCAGCGGGGCGACAACACCTAATAACCGCGTGGCTGACGATCAGGGATTCTTACGTCAATGGGGCGACGTGGCAAAAACGCGCAAGCTGACGCGCCTGTATATTGGCGAACCGAACGCCGAAGCGGTGGCAGCACAAATGCCCGATCTCATTCTGATTAGCGCGACCGGCGGCGACTCTGCCCTGGCGCTGTACGATCAGCTCTCGCCTATTGCCCCGACGCTTATCATCAATTACGACGATAAAAGCTGGCAGTCGCTGCTGACGCAGTTAGGCGAGATTACCGGCCAGGAGAAACAGGCCGCCGCACGTATTGCGGAATTTGATAAGCAGCTAACCATCGTTAAGCAGCAACTGAAATTGCCGCCGCAACCGGTGAGCGCGCTGGTCTACACCGCCGCCGCCCACAGAGCCAATCTGTGGACGCCAGAGTCCGCGCAGGGAAAAATGCTGGAGCAACTCGGCTTCACGCTGGCAACGTTGCCTGGCGGACTGCAGCCCAGTCAAAGCCAAGGGAAACGTCACGATATCATTCAGCTTGGCGGTGAAAATCTGGCAGCCGGACTGAACGGAGAAGCGCTGTTCCTGTTTGCCGGCGACGAGAAAGACGAACAGGCGATTTACGCCAACCCACTGCTGGCGCACCTGCCTGCGGTACAGAACAAGCGCGTCTATGCCCTGGGCACCGAGTCTTTCCGTCTGGATTATTACAGCGCGATGCGGGTGCTAAACCGCCTCTCCACGCTGTTTTAA
- a CDS encoding isochorismatase: MAIPKLQAYALPTALDIPVNKVNWAFEPDRAALLIHDMQDYFVSFWGENCPMMEQVIANIAALRNYCKAHNIPVYYTAQPKDQSDEDRALLNDMWGPGLTRSPEQQKVVAALAPDEADNVLVKWRYSAFHRSPLELMLKETGRDQLIITGVYAHIGCMTTATDAFMRDIKPFMVADALADFSREEHLMSLKYVAGRSGRVVMTQELLPAPVPTSKDELRALILPLLDESDEPMDDENLIDYGLDSVRMMALAARWRKVHGDIDFVMLAKKPTIDAWWALLSREVR, encoded by the coding sequence ATGGCAATTCCTAAACTGCAGGCTTACGCGCTGCCAACCGCGCTCGATATTCCGGTCAATAAGGTCAACTGGGCGTTTGAACCGGACCGTGCGGCGCTGCTGATCCACGATATGCAGGACTACTTCGTCAGCTTCTGGGGTGAAAACTGTCCGATGATGGAACAGGTGATCGCCAATATCGCCGCGCTGCGCAACTACTGTAAAGCGCATAATATTCCGGTTTATTACACCGCGCAGCCGAAGGATCAGAGCGATGAAGATCGCGCCCTGCTTAACGACATGTGGGGGCCGGGACTGACGCGCTCACCGGAGCAACAAAAAGTGGTCGCCGCGCTGGCGCCGGATGAAGCCGATAATGTGCTGGTGAAATGGCGTTACAGCGCGTTTCACCGTTCCCCGCTGGAACTGATGTTGAAAGAAACCGGCCGCGATCAGCTGATTATCACCGGGGTATATGCGCACATTGGCTGTATGACCACCGCGACAGATGCTTTCATGCGCGATATCAAGCCGTTCATGGTAGCGGACGCGCTGGCCGACTTTAGCCGTGAAGAGCACCTGATGTCGCTGAAGTATGTTGCGGGACGTTCAGGTCGCGTCGTGATGACTCAGGAGTTGTTGCCCGCGCCGGTACCGACCAGCAAAGATGAACTGCGGGCGCTGATTTTACCGCTGCTCGATGAGTCCGATGAACCGATGGATGACGAGAACCTGATCGATTACGGTCTGGACTCGGTACGGATGATGGCGCTGGCAGCACGCTGGCGTAAAGTGCACGGCGATATCGACTTCGTGATGCTGGCGAAAAAACCGACCATTGATGCCTGGTGGGCGCTACTCTCCCGTGAGGTGCGCTAA
- the fepD gene encoding Fe(3+)-siderophore ABC transporter permease, whose translation MSCSVSVTRAIAVPGLLLLLVIATALSLTIGAKSLPVSVVLEALTGTCQSADCTIVLDARLPRTLAGLLAGGALGLAGALMQTLTRNPLADPGLLGVNAGASFAIVLGAALFGFSTPQEQLVMAFIGALVASLIVAFTGSQGGGQLSPVRLTLAGVALAAVLEGLTSGISLLNPDVYDQLRYWQAGSLDIRNLQTLKVVIVPVLIAGATALMLSRALNSLSLGSDTATALGSKVARTQLIGLLAITVLCGSATAIVGPIAFIGLMMPHMSRWLVGADHRWSLPVTLIATPVLLLFADIIGRLIVPGELRVSVVSAFIGAPVLIFLVRRRPRGAA comes from the coding sequence ATGTCATGTTCTGTTTCCGTGACGCGTGCCATTGCCGTGCCCGGATTGTTGTTATTACTGGTTATCGCCACGGCATTAAGTCTGACCATCGGTGCAAAATCCTTACCCGTCTCCGTGGTTCTGGAAGCGCTCACCGGCACCTGTCAAAGTGCCGATTGCACTATCGTACTGGACGCCCGCCTGCCGCGAACGCTGGCAGGATTGCTGGCCGGGGGCGCGCTGGGACTCGCCGGGGCGTTAATGCAAACGCTCACCCGCAATCCGCTGGCCGATCCTGGGCTGCTTGGCGTCAACGCCGGGGCCAGTTTTGCCATCGTGCTGGGTGCGGCGCTGTTCGGCTTTTCCACACCGCAGGAACAACTGGTGATGGCCTTTATCGGCGCGCTGGTGGCGTCCCTGATTGTGGCGTTTACGGGCAGTCAGGGCGGCGGTCAGTTGAGCCCGGTACGTCTGACGCTGGCGGGCGTCGCGCTCGCCGCAGTTCTGGAAGGTCTCACCAGCGGTATTTCCCTGCTGAATCCTGACGTCTACGATCAGCTTCGTTACTGGCAGGCCGGTTCACTGGATATCCGCAATCTGCAAACCCTCAAGGTGGTTATTGTGCCTGTGCTGATAGCCGGTGCCACTGCGCTGATGCTCAGTCGGGCGTTGAACAGCCTGAGTCTGGGAAGTGATACCGCCACCGCGCTTGGTAGCAAAGTCGCGCGTACGCAACTTATCGGTCTGTTAGCCATCACCGTCTTATGCGGTAGCGCCACGGCGATTGTTGGGCCCATTGCGTTTATCGGTCTGATGATGCCGCATATGTCGCGCTGGCTGGTCGGCGCCGACCATCGCTGGTCGCTCCCCGTGACGCTGATCGCCACCCCTGTTCTGTTGCTTTTTGCCGATATTATTGGTCGTCTGATTGTTCCCGGCGAACTGCGCGTGTCCGTCGTGAGCGCGTTTATTGGCGCTCCGGTGCTGATCTTTCTGGTTCGTCGTCGTCCGCGAGGTGCCGCATGA
- the cstA gene encoding pyruvate/proton symporter CstA: protein MNKSGKYLIWTVLSVMGAFALGYIALNRGEQINALWIVVASVCVYLIAYRFYGLYIAKNVLAVDPTRMTPAVRHNDGLDYVPTDKKVLFGHHFAAIAGAGPLVGPVLAAQMGYLPGMIWLLAGVVLAGAVQDFMVLFVSTRRDGRSLGELVKEEMGPTAGVIALVACFMIMVIILAVLAMIVVKALTHSPWGTYTVAFTIPLAIFMGIYLRYLRPGRIGEVSVIGLVFLVFAIISGGWVAESPTWAPYFDFTGVQLTWMLVGYGFVAAVLPVWLLLAPRDYLSTFLKIGTIVGLAVGILIMRPTLTMPALTKFVDGTGPVWTGNLFPFLFITIACGAVSGFHALISSGTTPKMLANEGQACFIGYGGMLMESFVAIMALVSACIIDPGVYFAMNSPMAVLAPAGTTDVVASAAQVVSSWGFAITPDTLHQIANEVGEQSIISRAGGAPTLAVGMAYILHGALGGMMDVAFWYHFAILFEALFILTAVDAGTRAARFMLQDLLGVVSPGLKRTDSLPANLLATALCVLAWGYFLHQGVVDPLGGINTLWPLFGIANQMLAGMALMLCAVVLFKMKRQRYAWVALVPTAWLLICTLTAGWQKSFSPDTKVGFLAIANKFQAMIDSGNIPPQYTESQLAQLVFNNRLDAGLTIFFMVVVVVLALFSIKTALAALKEDKPTAKETPYEPMPENVDEIVAQAKGAH, encoded by the coding sequence ATGAATAAATCAGGGAAATACCTCATCTGGACAGTGCTCTCGGTAATGGGTGCATTTGCTCTGGGTTACATTGCGCTAAACCGTGGGGAACAGATCAACGCACTGTGGATAGTCGTGGCGTCGGTCTGTGTCTATCTCATTGCCTATCGTTTCTACGGTCTGTACATCGCCAAAAATGTGCTGGCGGTTGACCCGACGCGTATGACGCCCGCAGTGCGCCATAACGATGGGCTCGACTACGTGCCCACCGATAAAAAAGTCTTGTTTGGTCACCATTTTGCGGCGATTGCCGGTGCGGGTCCGTTAGTCGGACCGGTACTGGCGGCGCAAATGGGCTATTTGCCAGGCATGATCTGGTTGCTGGCTGGCGTGGTATTAGCCGGGGCGGTACAGGATTTCATGGTGCTCTTCGTGTCGACGCGTCGCGATGGCCGCTCGCTGGGTGAACTGGTCAAAGAGGAGATGGGCCCAACCGCAGGGGTGATTGCGCTGGTAGCCTGTTTCATGATCATGGTGATTATCCTTGCGGTGCTGGCGATGATCGTGGTGAAAGCGCTGACCCACAGTCCGTGGGGAACCTACACCGTCGCGTTTACCATCCCGCTGGCGATCTTTATGGGGATCTACCTGCGCTATCTGCGTCCGGGTCGTATTGGCGAAGTGTCGGTTATCGGTCTGGTGTTCCTCGTGTTTGCCATTATTTCCGGCGGCTGGGTCGCGGAAAGTCCAACCTGGGCGCCGTACTTTGACTTCACTGGCGTTCAGTTAACCTGGATGCTGGTGGGCTACGGTTTCGTGGCGGCGGTACTGCCGGTGTGGCTGCTGTTGGCACCGCGTGACTACCTCTCAACCTTCCTGAAAATCGGGACCATTGTCGGTCTGGCGGTGGGCATTTTGATCATGCGTCCAACGCTGACGATGCCTGCGCTGACCAAATTCGTCGATGGTACCGGGCCGGTGTGGACAGGTAACCTGTTCCCGTTCCTGTTTATCACTATCGCCTGTGGCGCCGTTTCGGGTTTCCACGCGCTGATCTCCTCCGGCACGACGCCGAAGATGCTGGCGAACGAAGGTCAGGCTTGCTTCATTGGCTACGGCGGCATGCTGATGGAATCGTTTGTCGCCATCATGGCGCTGGTTTCTGCCTGTATCATCGATCCGGGCGTCTACTTTGCCATGAACAGCCCAATGGCTGTGCTGGCGCCTGCCGGCACTACGGATGTGGTGGCGTCTGCCGCTCAGGTGGTCAGTAGTTGGGGCTTTGCGATTACGCCGGATACGCTGCATCAGATTGCCAACGAGGTGGGTGAGCAGTCGATTATCTCCCGCGCGGGTGGTGCGCCTACGCTGGCAGTGGGGATGGCCTATATCCTGCACGGCGCGCTGGGTGGGATGATGGATGTGGCCTTCTGGTATCACTTCGCCATTCTGTTCGAAGCGCTGTTTATTCTGACGGCGGTTGATGCGGGGACGCGTGCGGCGCGCTTTATGCTGCAGGATCTGCTGGGCGTGGTTTCTCCAGGTCTTAAACGTACGGACTCATTGCCTGCCAACCTGCTGGCGACCGCACTGTGCGTACTGGCGTGGGGCTACTTCCTGCATCAGGGCGTGGTGGATCCGTTAGGCGGCATTAACACCCTGTGGCCGCTGTTTGGTATCGCTAACCAGATGCTGGCAGGCATGGCGCTGATGCTCTGCGCGGTTGTCCTGTTCAAGATGAAACGTCAGCGTTATGCATGGGTGGCGTTGGTGCCGACCGCGTGGCTGCTGATTTGTACTCTGACGGCGGGCTGGCAGAAATCCTTCAGCCCGGATACAAAAGTAGGCTTCCTGGCGATTGCCAATAAGTTCCAGGCGATGATCGACAGTGGCAATATCCCGCCGCAGTACACGGAATCGCAGCTGGCGCAACTGGTGTTTAATAACCGTCTGGATGCGGGCCTGACCATCTTCTTCATGGTGGTGGTCGTGGTGCTGGCGTTGTTCTCCATTAAGACGGCGCTCGCCGCTCTCAAAGAAGACAAGCCGACGGCGAAAGAAACGCCGTATGAGCCGATGCCGGAAAATGTGGACGAGATCGTTGCGCAGGCCAAAGGCGCGCACTAA